In a genomic window of Vigna angularis cultivar LongXiaoDou No.4 chromosome 6, ASM1680809v1, whole genome shotgun sequence:
- the LOC128197401 gene encoding ribonuclease 3-like protein 2, with product MGKLLNIKSVRKETDSIAYVFVDGKFIASASAAKKDLAKLEAAKIALDTLAPLLPPTSMRPSITDMQLRAKQKLNELCQNKKWPKPEYSIAEESGPAHGKRFVCSVKITIEEEEGGFLLRNGCEKSKLKDAENSAASMMLRTLLLP from the exons ATGGGGAAGCTCCTTAATATTAAATCTGTGCGGAAGGAAACAGATAGTATAGCTTATGTCTTTGTTGATGGAAAGTTTATAGCCTCTGCTTCCGCTGCCAAAAAGGATCTGGCTAAACTTGAAGCTGCCAAGATTGCGTTGGATACACTTGCACCTCTGCTTCCTCCCACCAGTATGAGGCCTTCCATTACTGACATGCAGCTAAGAGCTAAACAAAAACTAAACGAACTCTGTCAGAATAAGAAATGGCCTAAGCCAGAATACAG TATTGCAGAGGAGTCCGGTCCCGCTCATGGGAAGAGATTCGTTTGTTCTGTTAAGATAACTATTGAAGAAGAGGAGGGGGGTTTTCTGCTAAGGAATGGCTGCGAAAAATCTAAGTTAAAGGATGCTGAGAACTCTGCTGCTTCCATGATGTTGAGAACTCTGCTGCTTCCATGA
- the LOC128197400 gene encoding pentatricopeptide repeat-containing protein At3g62890-like isoform X1: MKVWTLDAALQRCQWPRHFREILSQTILTGLISDPYAASRLINFSTRSALVPFDYSLRIFNHLHNPNPFTWNTIMRAHFELQNNPHQAITLYKLFLAKHAKPDNYTYPIPLQCCAARVSDFEGRELHAHVLRFGFRQDVYVRNTLINLYAICGRMSSARQVFEESPVWDLVSWNTVLAGYVQAGNVKEAERVYRGMPERNTIASNSMIVLFGRKGCVEKARRIFDEVRWRDMDMVSWSAMVSCYEQNEMCEEALVLFVEMKASGVTVDEIVVVSVVSACSRILNAEMGRLVHGLAAKVGVEDYVSLKNALIHLYSSCGEIVDAQRIFDDGGVLLDQISLNSMISGYLRCGSIEDAEKLFYSMPEKDVVSWSAMIFGYAQHECFSEALELFQEMQLHGVKPDETALVSAISACTHLAALDIGKWIHAYININKLQVNTILSTTLIDMYVKCGCVENALEVFYAMEEKGVSTWNAIILGLAMNGLVEQSLRMFADMKKTKTLPNEITFMGVLGACRHMGLVNEGRHYFSSMIHEHKIEPNIKHYGCMVDLFGRAGLLKEAAELIESMPMAPDVATWGALLGACRKHHDNEMGERVGRKLIQLQPNHDGFHVLLSNIYALKGNWSNVLEIRGIMAQHGVVKTPGCSMIEANGIVHEFLAGDKTHPQISDIEHMLDEVSAKLKIEGYVPTTSEISLDIDDEEKETALFRHSEKLAVAFGLITIAPPTPIRVMKNLRICNDCHAVVKLISKAFDREIVVLIIEGAVHLRRYVQLVVLIL, translated from the exons ATGAAGGTGTGGACGTTAGACGCAGCATTGCAGCGGTGCCAATGGCCGAGGCACTTCAGAGAGATTCTCTCACAAACGATCCTCACCGGCCTCATCTCAGACCCCTACGCCGCAAGCAGACTCATAAACTTCTCTACTCGCTCTGCTCTCGTTCCCTTCGACTATTCCCTCCGAATCTTCAACCATCTTCACAACCCCAACCCCTTCACATGGAACACCATCATGCGCGCCCACTTCGAACTCCAAAACAACCCTCACCAAGCCATCACACTCTACAAGCTCTTCCTTGCGAAACACGCAAAACCCGATAACTATACCTACCCAATTCCTCTTCAATGTTGCGCTGCCCGGGTGTCCGACTTCGAGGGAAGGGAGCTGCACGCACATGTCCTGAGGTTTGGTTTTCGTCAAGATGTGTACGTCCGGAACACGCTGATCAACTTGTATGCTATATGTGGGAGGATGTCCAGTGCGCGCCAGGTGTTTGAGGAAAGTCCTGTCTGGGATTTGGTATCTTGGAATACTGTTTTGGCGGGGTATGTTCAGGCGGGAAATGTGAAAGAGGCGGAACGTGTGTATAGGGGAATGCCGGAGAGGAACACCATTGCTTCGAATTCCATGATTGTGCTCTTTGGAAGGAAGGGGTGTGTGGAGAAGGCGCGGCGGATTTTTGATGAGGTTCGATGGAGGGATATGGACATGGTGTCGTGGAGTGCGATGGTTTCTTGTTATGAGCAGAATGAGATGTGTGAGGAGGCGTTGGTTTTGTTTGTGGAGATGAAGGCCAGTGGGGTGACAGTGGATGAGATCGTTGTGGTTAGTGTTGTATCCGCGTGTTCGCGAATTTTGAATGCTGAGATGGGGAGGTTGGTGCATGGTTTGGCGGCGAAAGTTGGGGTTGAGGATTATGTTAGTCTTAAGAATGCTTTGATTCATTTGTACTCTAGTTGTGGGGAGATAGTGGATGCGCAAAGAATTTTTGATGATGGTGGTGTTCTCTTGGATCAAATATCTTTGAACTCGATGATTTCTGGGTACTTGAGGTGTGGTTCGATTGAAGATGCTGAGAAGTTGTTTTATTCCATGCCGGAGAAGGACGTTGTGTCTTGGAGTGCCATGATATTTGGTTATGCTCAACATGAATGTTTTTCAGAGGCTTTGGAATTGTTCCAAGAAATGCAACTTCATGGAGTCAAGCCCGACGAAACTGCTTTAGTTAGTGCCATCTCGGCTTGCACCCATCTGGCTGCTTTGGACATAGGGAAATGGATTCAtgcttatataaatataaataaattacaggTTAATACTATTCTGAGCACGACTCTTATAGACATGTATGTGAAATGCGGGTGTGTGGAAAATGCATTGGAGGTTTTCTACGCGATGGAGGAAAAGGGGGTTTCTACCTGGAATGCAATCATTCTTGGGTTGGCAATGAATGGTTTGGTAGAACAGTCACTCCGCATGTTTGCAGATATGAAAAAAACGAAGACACTTCCTAATGAGATAACCTTTATGGGAGTTCTTGGGGCCTGTCGGCACATGGGCCTAGTCAATGAGGGGCGTCACTACTTTAGTTCCATGATCCACGAACACAAAATAGAGCCTAATATTAAGCACTATGGATGCATGGTTGATCTTTTTGGACGGGCAGGTTTGCTTAAAGAAGCGGCGGAGCTGATTGAGAGTATGCCAATGGCACCTGATGTTGCCACTTGGGGTGCCTTGCTCGGGGCTTGTAGAAAACACCATGACAATGAAATGGGAGAGAGGGTGGGAAGAAAACTTATTCAGCTTCAGCCTAACCATGATGGTTTCCATGTATTATTGTCAAATATATATGCTTTAAAAGGAAACTGGAGCAATGTTCTTGAAATTCGGGGAATTATGGCACAACATGGGGTGGTAAAGACACCTGGTTGTAGCATGATTGAAGCAAATGGGATAGTTCATGAATTTTTGGCTGGAGATAAGACCCACCCACAAATAAGTGATATTGAGCACATGTTAGATGAAGTGTCAGCAAAGTTAAAGATTGAGGGTTATGTACCAACCACAAGTGAGATTTCACTAGACATAGACGATGAAGAGAAGGAAACTGCACTTTTCAGGCACAGTGAGAAACTTGCAGTCGCCTTTGGACTTATCACGATTGCTCCACCAACTCCAATTAGAGTTATGAAGAACTTGCGAATTTGTAATGATTGCCACGCTGTTGTAAAGTTAATCTCCAAAGCATTTGATCGCGAAATTGTG GTGCTGATAATTGAAGGTGCAGTACATTTGAGACGATATGTCCAGCTGGTGGTTTTGATTCTGTGA
- the LOC128197400 gene encoding pentatricopeptide repeat-containing protein At3g62890-like isoform X2 has protein sequence MKVWTLDAALQRCQWPRHFREILSQTILTGLISDPYAASRLINFSTRSALVPFDYSLRIFNHLHNPNPFTWNTIMRAHFELQNNPHQAITLYKLFLAKHAKPDNYTYPIPLQCCAARVSDFEGRELHAHVLRFGFRQDVYVRNTLINLYAICGRMSSARQVFEESPVWDLVSWNTVLAGYVQAGNVKEAERVYRGMPERNTIASNSMIVLFGRKGCVEKARRIFDEVRWRDMDMVSWSAMVSCYEQNEMCEEALVLFVEMKASGVTVDEIVVVSVVSACSRILNAEMGRLVHGLAAKVGVEDYVSLKNALIHLYSSCGEIVDAQRIFDDGGVLLDQISLNSMISGYLRCGSIEDAEKLFYSMPEKDVVSWSAMIFGYAQHECFSEALELFQEMQLHGVKPDETALVSAISACTHLAALDIGKWIHAYININKLQVNTILSTTLIDMYVKCGCVENALEVFYAMEEKGVSTWNAIILGLAMNGLVEQSLRMFADMKKTKTLPNEITFMGVLGACRHMGLVNEGRHYFSSMIHEHKIEPNIKHYGCMVDLFGRAGLLKEAAELIESMPMAPDVATWGALLGACRKHHDNEMGERVGRKLIQLQPNHDGFHVLLSNIYALKGNWSNVLEIRGIMAQHGVVKTPGCSMIEANGIVHEFLAGDKTHPQISDIEHMLDEVSAKLKIEGYVPTTSEISLDIDDEEKETALFRHSEKLAVAFGLITIAPPTPIRVMKNLRICNDCHAVVKLISKAFDREIVVQYI, from the exons ATGAAGGTGTGGACGTTAGACGCAGCATTGCAGCGGTGCCAATGGCCGAGGCACTTCAGAGAGATTCTCTCACAAACGATCCTCACCGGCCTCATCTCAGACCCCTACGCCGCAAGCAGACTCATAAACTTCTCTACTCGCTCTGCTCTCGTTCCCTTCGACTATTCCCTCCGAATCTTCAACCATCTTCACAACCCCAACCCCTTCACATGGAACACCATCATGCGCGCCCACTTCGAACTCCAAAACAACCCTCACCAAGCCATCACACTCTACAAGCTCTTCCTTGCGAAACACGCAAAACCCGATAACTATACCTACCCAATTCCTCTTCAATGTTGCGCTGCCCGGGTGTCCGACTTCGAGGGAAGGGAGCTGCACGCACATGTCCTGAGGTTTGGTTTTCGTCAAGATGTGTACGTCCGGAACACGCTGATCAACTTGTATGCTATATGTGGGAGGATGTCCAGTGCGCGCCAGGTGTTTGAGGAAAGTCCTGTCTGGGATTTGGTATCTTGGAATACTGTTTTGGCGGGGTATGTTCAGGCGGGAAATGTGAAAGAGGCGGAACGTGTGTATAGGGGAATGCCGGAGAGGAACACCATTGCTTCGAATTCCATGATTGTGCTCTTTGGAAGGAAGGGGTGTGTGGAGAAGGCGCGGCGGATTTTTGATGAGGTTCGATGGAGGGATATGGACATGGTGTCGTGGAGTGCGATGGTTTCTTGTTATGAGCAGAATGAGATGTGTGAGGAGGCGTTGGTTTTGTTTGTGGAGATGAAGGCCAGTGGGGTGACAGTGGATGAGATCGTTGTGGTTAGTGTTGTATCCGCGTGTTCGCGAATTTTGAATGCTGAGATGGGGAGGTTGGTGCATGGTTTGGCGGCGAAAGTTGGGGTTGAGGATTATGTTAGTCTTAAGAATGCTTTGATTCATTTGTACTCTAGTTGTGGGGAGATAGTGGATGCGCAAAGAATTTTTGATGATGGTGGTGTTCTCTTGGATCAAATATCTTTGAACTCGATGATTTCTGGGTACTTGAGGTGTGGTTCGATTGAAGATGCTGAGAAGTTGTTTTATTCCATGCCGGAGAAGGACGTTGTGTCTTGGAGTGCCATGATATTTGGTTATGCTCAACATGAATGTTTTTCAGAGGCTTTGGAATTGTTCCAAGAAATGCAACTTCATGGAGTCAAGCCCGACGAAACTGCTTTAGTTAGTGCCATCTCGGCTTGCACCCATCTGGCTGCTTTGGACATAGGGAAATGGATTCAtgcttatataaatataaataaattacaggTTAATACTATTCTGAGCACGACTCTTATAGACATGTATGTGAAATGCGGGTGTGTGGAAAATGCATTGGAGGTTTTCTACGCGATGGAGGAAAAGGGGGTTTCTACCTGGAATGCAATCATTCTTGGGTTGGCAATGAATGGTTTGGTAGAACAGTCACTCCGCATGTTTGCAGATATGAAAAAAACGAAGACACTTCCTAATGAGATAACCTTTATGGGAGTTCTTGGGGCCTGTCGGCACATGGGCCTAGTCAATGAGGGGCGTCACTACTTTAGTTCCATGATCCACGAACACAAAATAGAGCCTAATATTAAGCACTATGGATGCATGGTTGATCTTTTTGGACGGGCAGGTTTGCTTAAAGAAGCGGCGGAGCTGATTGAGAGTATGCCAATGGCACCTGATGTTGCCACTTGGGGTGCCTTGCTCGGGGCTTGTAGAAAACACCATGACAATGAAATGGGAGAGAGGGTGGGAAGAAAACTTATTCAGCTTCAGCCTAACCATGATGGTTTCCATGTATTATTGTCAAATATATATGCTTTAAAAGGAAACTGGAGCAATGTTCTTGAAATTCGGGGAATTATGGCACAACATGGGGTGGTAAAGACACCTGGTTGTAGCATGATTGAAGCAAATGGGATAGTTCATGAATTTTTGGCTGGAGATAAGACCCACCCACAAATAAGTGATATTGAGCACATGTTAGATGAAGTGTCAGCAAAGTTAAAGATTGAGGGTTATGTACCAACCACAAGTGAGATTTCACTAGACATAGACGATGAAGAGAAGGAAACTGCACTTTTCAGGCACAGTGAGAAACTTGCAGTCGCCTTTGGACTTATCACGATTGCTCCACCAACTCCAATTAGAGTTATGAAGAACTTGCGAATTTGTAATGATTGCCACGCTGTTGTAAAGTTAATCTCCAAAGCATTTGATCGCGAAATTGTG GTGCAGTACATTTGA
- the LOC128197400 gene encoding pentatricopeptide repeat-containing protein At3g62890-like isoform X3 translates to MKVWTLDAALQRCQWPRHFREILSQTILTGLISDPYAASRLINFSTRSALVPFDYSLRIFNHLHNPNPFTWNTIMRAHFELQNNPHQAITLYKLFLAKHAKPDNYTYPIPLQCCAARVSDFEGRELHAHVLRFGFRQDVYVRNTLINLYAICGRMSSARQVFEESPVWDLVSWNTVLAGYVQAGNVKEAERVYRGMPERNTIASNSMIVLFGRKGCVEKARRIFDEVRWRDMDMVSWSAMVSCYEQNEMCEEALVLFVEMKASGVTVDEIVVVSVVSACSRILNAEMGRLVHGLAAKVGVEDYVSLKNALIHLYSSCGEIVDAQRIFDDGGVLLDQISLNSMISGYLRCGSIEDAEKLFYSMPEKDVVSWSAMIFGYAQHECFSEALELFQEMQLHGVKPDETALVSAISACTHLAALDIGKWIHAYININKLQVNTILSTTLIDMYVKCGCVENALEVFYAMEEKGVSTWNAIILGLAMNGLVEQSLRMFADMKKTKTLPNEITFMGVLGACRHMGLVNEGRHYFSSMIHEHKIEPNIKHYGCMVDLFGRAGLLKEAAELIESMPMAPDVATWGALLGACRKHHDNEMGERVGRKLIQLQPNHDGFHVLLSNIYALKGNWSNVLEIRGIMAQHGVVKTPGCSMIEANGIVHEFLAGDKTHPQISDIEHMLDEVSAKLKIEGYVPTTSEISLDIDDEEKETALFRHSEKLAVAFGLITIAPPTPIRVMKNLRICNDCHAVVKLISKAFDREIV, encoded by the exons ATGAAGGTGTGGACGTTAGACGCAGCATTGCAGCGGTGCCAATGGCCGAGGCACTTCAGAGAGATTCTCTCACAAACGATCCTCACCGGCCTCATCTCAGACCCCTACGCCGCAAGCAGACTCATAAACTTCTCTACTCGCTCTGCTCTCGTTCCCTTCGACTATTCCCTCCGAATCTTCAACCATCTTCACAACCCCAACCCCTTCACATGGAACACCATCATGCGCGCCCACTTCGAACTCCAAAACAACCCTCACCAAGCCATCACACTCTACAAGCTCTTCCTTGCGAAACACGCAAAACCCGATAACTATACCTACCCAATTCCTCTTCAATGTTGCGCTGCCCGGGTGTCCGACTTCGAGGGAAGGGAGCTGCACGCACATGTCCTGAGGTTTGGTTTTCGTCAAGATGTGTACGTCCGGAACACGCTGATCAACTTGTATGCTATATGTGGGAGGATGTCCAGTGCGCGCCAGGTGTTTGAGGAAAGTCCTGTCTGGGATTTGGTATCTTGGAATACTGTTTTGGCGGGGTATGTTCAGGCGGGAAATGTGAAAGAGGCGGAACGTGTGTATAGGGGAATGCCGGAGAGGAACACCATTGCTTCGAATTCCATGATTGTGCTCTTTGGAAGGAAGGGGTGTGTGGAGAAGGCGCGGCGGATTTTTGATGAGGTTCGATGGAGGGATATGGACATGGTGTCGTGGAGTGCGATGGTTTCTTGTTATGAGCAGAATGAGATGTGTGAGGAGGCGTTGGTTTTGTTTGTGGAGATGAAGGCCAGTGGGGTGACAGTGGATGAGATCGTTGTGGTTAGTGTTGTATCCGCGTGTTCGCGAATTTTGAATGCTGAGATGGGGAGGTTGGTGCATGGTTTGGCGGCGAAAGTTGGGGTTGAGGATTATGTTAGTCTTAAGAATGCTTTGATTCATTTGTACTCTAGTTGTGGGGAGATAGTGGATGCGCAAAGAATTTTTGATGATGGTGGTGTTCTCTTGGATCAAATATCTTTGAACTCGATGATTTCTGGGTACTTGAGGTGTGGTTCGATTGAAGATGCTGAGAAGTTGTTTTATTCCATGCCGGAGAAGGACGTTGTGTCTTGGAGTGCCATGATATTTGGTTATGCTCAACATGAATGTTTTTCAGAGGCTTTGGAATTGTTCCAAGAAATGCAACTTCATGGAGTCAAGCCCGACGAAACTGCTTTAGTTAGTGCCATCTCGGCTTGCACCCATCTGGCTGCTTTGGACATAGGGAAATGGATTCAtgcttatataaatataaataaattacaggTTAATACTATTCTGAGCACGACTCTTATAGACATGTATGTGAAATGCGGGTGTGTGGAAAATGCATTGGAGGTTTTCTACGCGATGGAGGAAAAGGGGGTTTCTACCTGGAATGCAATCATTCTTGGGTTGGCAATGAATGGTTTGGTAGAACAGTCACTCCGCATGTTTGCAGATATGAAAAAAACGAAGACACTTCCTAATGAGATAACCTTTATGGGAGTTCTTGGGGCCTGTCGGCACATGGGCCTAGTCAATGAGGGGCGTCACTACTTTAGTTCCATGATCCACGAACACAAAATAGAGCCTAATATTAAGCACTATGGATGCATGGTTGATCTTTTTGGACGGGCAGGTTTGCTTAAAGAAGCGGCGGAGCTGATTGAGAGTATGCCAATGGCACCTGATGTTGCCACTTGGGGTGCCTTGCTCGGGGCTTGTAGAAAACACCATGACAATGAAATGGGAGAGAGGGTGGGAAGAAAACTTATTCAGCTTCAGCCTAACCATGATGGTTTCCATGTATTATTGTCAAATATATATGCTTTAAAAGGAAACTGGAGCAATGTTCTTGAAATTCGGGGAATTATGGCACAACATGGGGTGGTAAAGACACCTGGTTGTAGCATGATTGAAGCAAATGGGATAGTTCATGAATTTTTGGCTGGAGATAAGACCCACCCACAAATAAGTGATATTGAGCACATGTTAGATGAAGTGTCAGCAAAGTTAAAGATTGAGGGTTATGTACCAACCACAAGTGAGATTTCACTAGACATAGACGATGAAGAGAAGGAAACTGCACTTTTCAGGCACAGTGAGAAACTTGCAGTCGCCTTTGGACTTATCACGATTGCTCCACCAACTCCAATTAGAGTTATGAAGAACTTGCGAATTTGTAATGATTGCCACGCTGTTGTAAAGTTAATCTCCAAAGCATTTGATCGCGAAATTGTG TGA